The following coding sequences are from one Haliotis asinina isolate JCU_RB_2024 chromosome 3, JCU_Hal_asi_v2, whole genome shotgun sequence window:
- the LOC137277463 gene encoding tribbles homolog 2-like: protein MSFSRQRPRPLIVSHGPRKKFNNFESQPNVGNLSPDLQPNTPPVFQKQSSQNVFKIGKYLLVEQSDGNEIYKAVNLTTGDESVCKAFPINKYQDILSAYWQVDCHEHVTEVAEIILGESKAYIFFEKNFGDLHSYVRSKKRLKEEEACRLFKQIIQAVQHCHENGIVLRDLKLRKFVFKDEARTQLRLDGLEDAVVLDEESNDMMTDKHGCPAYVSPEILSAAGSYSGKAADIWSLGVMLYTMLVGRYPFHDSVPVALFGKIRRGQYTIPDSVSSRAKCLLKSLLRKEPNERLAVEHVSQHPWLKLTSFSSYARSNRQSLDQTVPEMSVVDNTDSFYV from the exons ATGAGCTTTTCACGCCAAAGGCCCCGACCCTTAATTGTGAGTCATGGGCCACGTAAAAAGTTTAATAATTTTGAATCGCAACCAAACGTAGGCAATCTCAGTCCAGATTTACAACCCAACACACCACCGGTCTTTCAGAAACAAAGTTCACAGAATGTTTTTAAGATCGGAAAATATCTCTTGGTTGAACAAAGTGATGGGAACGAAATCTACAAGGCTGTTAACCTGACAACTGGAGACGAAAGTGTTTGCAAG GCATTTCCAATAAACAAATACCAGGATATTTTGTCAGCCTACTGGCAGGTCGACTGTCATGAACACGTCACAGAGGTTGCAGAGATCATCCTTGGGGAGTCCAAAGCCTACATTTTCTTTGAGAAAAACTTTGGCGATCTACACTCCTATGTAAGGTCTAAGAAGAGATTGAAGGAAGAAGAAGCTTGTCGACTGTTTAAGCAAATAATTcaggcagtacagcactgtcaTGAGAATGGAATTGTGCTTCGAGATCTTAAGCTTCGGAAGTTTGTCTTCAAAGATGAAGCAAG AACTCAGTTACGTCTTGATGGGTTGGAGGATGCTGTTGTTCTTGATGAGGAAAGCAATGATATGATGACAGATAAGCATGGTTGTCCGGCGTACGTGTCTCCAGAGATCCTTAGTGCTGCTGGAAGTTATTCCGGGAAAGCTGCAGACATATGGAGTTTAGGAGTAATGTTGTACACCATGTTGGTTGGACGTTATCCATTTCACGACTCAGTGCCTGTTGCACTGTTTGGCAAAATACGCAGAGGACAGTACACAATTCCTGACAGTGTGTCATCTAGGGCAAAATGTTTACTGAAAAGTCTCTTGAGGAAGGAGCCCAATGAACGACTTGCAGTGGAACATGTCTCACAACATCCATGGTTGAAACTGACCTCCTTTTCCAGTTATGCACGTTCAAATAGAcaaagtctggatcagactgtTCCGGAAATGTCGGTCGTGGATAATACAGACTCATTCTATGTGTGA